One genomic region from Candidatus Bathyarchaeota archaeon encodes:
- a CDS encoding AbrB/MazE/SpoVT family DNA-binding domain-containing protein, whose protein sequence is MERYRVKVHKKGLIVIPARVRKKLGISEGSHLEMIVEDNVMRIVVPKSLKDSFAVDGERALEVVRLITASRRGEISS, encoded by the coding sequence ATGGAGAGGTATAGGGTGAAGGTTCATAAGAAGGGCTTGATAGTCATTCCTGCAAGGGTTAGAAAGAAGCTCGGTATCAGCGAGGGCTCTCACTTGGAGATGATCGTAGAGGATAATGTTATGCGCATAGTTGTCCCTAAGTCCCTTAAGGATAGTTTTGCCGTCGACGGTGAGAGGGCGTTAGAGGTAGTTAGGCTTATAACAGCATCGAGAAGAGGGGAGATAAGTTCTTGA